A stretch of DNA from Cannabis sativa cultivar Pink pepper isolate KNU-18-1 chromosome X, ASM2916894v1, whole genome shotgun sequence:
ACTCAACCCACGATTCCTCAACTGTTTTTCCCTCTCAGTTTCCTCTtctttcaaatttatttataaaatggcCATCACTCGTTCATCCTCATCTCCTTCCCCagttcagaaacaaaaatcGAAAAATGGGCAAGAAAACTTTGGCTAACAAATCAAAGGGTAAACGCCCGATCGTTGAAGAGTATGATTCTGATTTTGATGCTCCTCTGACCAATCGTGGGAGGCCACATACTTCGAAGAAATCAAAGCTCAATGTGGAGGAGCAAGTGGTTCAAGAAAtttctgggaaaaaagctaGTGCCTCTGCCAAAGTTCGAACAGAGGTTGGTTTTCAGTTTCATTCTCGTTTCCCCCTTTTTCAACATTTAGTCTTTTCCCAGATTTTTGCGTTTTTTTGTTCATTCTGCTTTGtgtaattttagggtttcattttCAACATTTCGTTTTATCTTGTTTAAATTTTTAGGTCTTTATTGTTGGTTTTGAGCAAtttattttgttcttttctgggtttggtttttaaatttgattttgttttctttattttcagtgtttttttttttttgcgttttAGGTTCTGTATTTTGTTTTTCGTTTTTAGTGTGTACAATTAGTTGTCTGTAGtttcttattagtttttttatagtttaatgTTGTTATGTTTGATGTGTTTTTCGATTTTTATTAGGTCTAGTTGTTTGCTGTTAGTTTTTAGGTTTCAAAACGATTTCAAATCtttgttgtttatttttgtatagTTGTATCTGTTTGGTAGTTTGTTTTTGGTTTGTTGCTAGTTTTATTGTAGTTGTCATACTGTATTATTCacgattaataatttattatggccATTTTGGTTATGTTGCAGGTTTGGGACTACAAATTTAGTCCTACTAATTACTATAGATCTAAGTATGTTTGCACTAGTCTTTTTTCTGTCATAGATAATATTAAGAAAACTTTGTCTGTTAATTTACTGTCTATGTTTCGTGGAACTCAGTTTGGCCATTTTCTAGATATGCCTGAGTTTATTTTTCATCCGCAAGTTGTCCATAGTTTATTACTGAGGGAAGTTTTCCAGCCCAATCCTAAAGAGTTTTGGGCTAAGGTTGTTGGACGTTGTATACGGTTTAGTGCTGaggaattttatttgatttttggaGTTGATTGTTTCGGCGATtgcaacaagttgttgttttcacATGAAACAAATCAGTTGGTAGAAATCTGTTTTCGTGGTGTAAAAACCATTGACCACAAAGCCATTGAGGATGCTTTCTTGGGTAGTAGGtggggtttggatgagtcacttggtttgaaaatggctgttttgtattttattcagtgttttcttcttagTAATACTCCTGATAAAGAAGTATCTAGGTTTGATCTAGATGTTGTGGATAGCGGTCGGTGGGACgagtattgttggggtagggaATCCTTTGAATTGACTATTGATTCTTTCAAAGGTAGAATTCAGCATGggattttaatgaaaaataagaagGCAGAGAAGGGAGGCTAGTATGATGGTTGGTATAGGGCTTTGGGATGTCCATGGGTTTTTAcggtttagttttatgaatgtTGTCCTGCTATGGTGAACTCTTTCTGTAAAAGAGTTTCATCTTCTATTCCAAGAATTCTGAACTGGAGCAACACCATtgtcaccaaaaatccaactcTTCGAGACATGAAGGGCAAGATTTTTGATTTGCTGTTGGACAAGGTAAAAtacagtttctttactgtttctttttcagttttatttatgttgttaatttttagttttttaaattgtttttatattttcatattctgaTTGATTATGTTGTTCAGTTGAAGATCAAAAACATGTGTCCTACTGATGAAGAGAGGCAGAAGCTTCAACTTGACGATTTATTTCTTGATGAGTCTATTGATGACCGTGGTGTAGCGAAGCAATCATTTGAGAGTGGGTCATCTTCAAAGAAATATGATTCAGCGGGTATTGATTTGATGAAATCTAAGTTGGAGATGGTCATTTCGAATCAAGCATCATTGGCCGAAGACTTCATATCCttgaggtgttttgttgatCTTAATTTCAAGTCCgtaatgactgtaattaaggatatTCAGGAGAAGGTTAATGTCATTCATTGTCGTCCTTCTGATGAGGTATTTATTCATAGTTTATCGTTtatgttttttcatatttttttagtttctttactgtttcatTTAAGTTGCATTTGTGTTGCTTGATTCAGAGAAATTCATCTGATGAATTAGTAACtcaagattctgatgatgatggtgatgatgatgatgatgatgatgatgatgctgaGGATGATGAGAAGGAACTGCCTGATCTagaaaatattgattccgactccgacgatggtggtgagttggttaaagttggTGGTGATGCTGATGATGCTGATAAGGTTGTTACTGATGTTGCCCCTGCTGATGTGAATCTATCTGAGGCTGTTGGAGGTAGTGATGAGAATGCTAAGGATGTTGAGAAGCCAAAGGGCGATGAGTCTCGATTAAAGGGGGACGATTTCTTTGATGGGTTAAGCCAACTTGAAATAGATGATGATCAAGTTGTGTTGGCTAGCTTGGAGGCTGTTGGTAAAATCCATGTAAgtgtatttttatttgtttgcaagaaaattaggtttctttttggttgctcaaTAGTTTTTAGTTTGTTTTGCAACTGTTTAAATTCAGTCTTTCTTTTTTAGGTCCCCGCACCCAATCTAGATGTTGTTGGTCAAAAGTTAGCTGCCCTTCATACTGATGAAGAAACTGAGGACATTGTCTCTGATACACCTCTGTTGGATAAGAGGAAGCGTGCTCCGGCCTTGAAATCTCCTTTTGTTGATTTCGGGTCTGCTGATGTGGGGAGCACTCCAATGGAGCTAATGTCCTCAGGTTCTCAATCAGCTGGGGATGATAGGGATTTtaaaatggtgacttatgtGAAGGGCCTTTATGCTCTTAATGATGCATTTGCTGATCCCGTATCTCCTGAGATTGAGGCAAAGTTTGACGCGTGGATTGGTCAAGGCTTGCTTAAACATCCTAGGTGACTGTTTTTATTAAATCTgtatttgtattctgttttattttttcagttttattctggttttaatgttgttttttttttgttgtttctttGTTGTTTTAGGCATTACAATTGTTATTTTAATGGCGCAAAGAAATTTACCCCGGGTTTTAGGCTAGGTGTTGATTGTGTGGAGGATAAAACTTGGTTTTATTATATGGCTACATGCGACATGTTTATAAATGACTCGGTAAAGTTTCCATTTTCCATTGTAGTTATGATAGTTGGTTTTCAGTTGctttttaaatgtttttaagtTTTGATACTGTATTACAATTTTTAAACAGTTGTTCAACCTTTTCATTTGTGTTTTCTGTGATGTTTTTGTTTCAGCATATGAAcaccatattctattaccttaggaaaaaaggtaaatattCTTCCGCTATGACGTTGAATTTTGCGACAACTGATTGTCTCTTTGATGATTCCATCCAAGCTTTGTACcacaaatataacaaagccaAGTCAATGAAGACTAAGATGTCGCACATTCACGCTGCCCACCCAATAGCGCATTACATTCGAGGTTTGTGGATTCCGTGTTCTAAGCCTTGGTATGAAGCCGATCATGTGTTATTCATCATCAATCTAAGGAGGGAAAGTCATTGGGTGTTTGGTCGTCTTGACTTGAATGAAGGGATTCTGTTTCTGTATAATTCTTTGAGGACTGCAAAAATGAATGTTGCAGCTAAGAATGCCATGAAGGCTTATTCTGTGTTGCTGCCTTTGTTTTTTGATCTACTTGGTTTCTGGAAGAATAGGTCACATGCTCCTGCTTTAGGTTCTGACCCTACAGCTCCTTTAAGAATCGTGGAGATTAGTGGTCTGCCGTCTCAGCAGAAAAAGTGAgttgtttcttttaagtttattttatgttgttttttagttgctaaactgtttttcttttttctgtttttatagTGATTGCGGAGCATATGTCGCTGCATTTGCCGAGTTCTTTATCCATGGAAAGGATGTTCCTGCGGACTTTGATATCGAAGTTTATCGTACTCGGCTTGCTGCACTTTTCTTCTCATATGGCCAAAGAAAATTGATGAAAGCATTGATAGCGAGGATGAGAAGCAAAGCAAGTCTTCTAAGGcttctaaattgaaaaaataggGTCTTTTAAATTGGTGACTATTTGGTGTTATTGGTTAGTGTTATTGGTTGAATATAGGTATTATATTTGGTTTTATACTCTGGATCTGGTTTAAaacttttaggatatttgacatTTAGTCCTTATAATATGTTTATTGTATAGGTTTGTATCAGCAAAAGTTGTATGTTTTTCTAATTGTTCAAGTTTTTATATACAGTCGCACAACTACAGAGAACTATTATCCAACTGAATACAAACAATGtacttatatttttaaattgtgctatgaatgtatttttattcCCTGTTTTTCCATTGCTCCTTTTTCCtttatttaattatgttttatcaattctTACCTGACTGCTTTTAAAACTGTAAAGAAGAAGTTATTATTGTACTTAATATTTACGATGTGTCGCAACTGTAACAAAACAATATTGCAACgattaaaaaactgttttaaattttataaaaatgaaatcccATGTATTTAGAACATAACACATCAACCTGTTTGAATTTGCACACAgaattaaacaattcaaatatttcatatgtatctattttattgcttgattgttgcatgtctttcgATTGTGTCCGTGTTGACCACATTTGCTGCACCTGTTAAGTTTTTTTGTATCCCATTCAGATAAAAACCTTCGTTTCCTTGGTCTTCCAGATCTTATTTTCTGGTTTGGTGGCAGAACAatgatatcttttatgttttgtggCACATCCCATGTTGTGTAATTGTGTACCGGATATGTTGAGCCGTtgtatgtttcaagccatgttcTTGTGGTGTAATAGCCTGAACAGTAGTTGTAAACattcaagttcatctcttttataacagcaagcgcatgagcacATGGTAACTCGTCAAGTTGGAATCTGTTGCAACTGCATGTTTTCTCCTTGAGGTTGATGACCCATGATCTGGTTAGTTCTACGACTTCGAACATGGTCTTGTTTATTGGTTTTACCTGCGGATTacgtaaatttataaaattgttattatGTATAAAAACGGAAAacaaactattaagaaactataatgcaacttaaatattaaagagattcttacattttctgtcaatgagtCCACAAAGTTGTTGACTAATTTCTTCTCTACTGTAGGggttaaaaatgttgttgttttctgtgccTTTTTCCTGTTTGTGTATGTCCATTGTTGTATCAAAGCTCTCAATGACTCCATTAGTGTTTCATTGGTAGCTCTCTAGCTGCTAAGTTTGCTGCATTTAGAGATTCAGCAATGTTtgaagtcatagttgaatacctgttgtttttgcagtggtatcttgaccatttgtggtatccaacttgttgtaaatatggtctGACACGGATGTTCAAGCTGTCCAActcgctcatatggtattcaaatttcctctctgtgtatgctctggctgtagcgaagaatggtttatccagcttgcttgcattcttcttgaaggttgctttTAGGTTGCTTAACAGGTGGTATACACAATAGCAATGCGTGATTTCTGGAAATACTTGAGCAGCTGCCTTAATTATGCTCTCATGTCTATCTGAGATCAAGCACTGTTCCTCTCTAATCCCATATGTTTCtcttacttttgtgaaaaaccattgccatgagttgttgttttctgaatccacaacagaaaaagctagtggaaaaatgtgcccatttgcgtcttgtgtacaagcagagagaaatgtacctccatatgttgatttaaggaaagttccgtcaacaactattataggtttgcatttcttccatccttttattgaagcatccagtgcgacaaacaagtacttgaagcTGTTGTCATCCTCTGTTTGCATGTGCACTATTGTTCCGGGATTAGTTTTTTGTAACATGTGCAAAAAACCGGGCAGCAGCTTGTATGATTCGTTGGCTTTTCCTCGTAATTCTTCTTGCGCGTGctctttgcttctccatgctttcatgtagctcattctcaccccatacttgtgtttcatttctcctctgatgtcttgtggcgtttgagttgtttttatgttggtaaaccgtggcttgatgtagtttccaatcaatttcGTTGTAGCTTGTCTTTTGTCGGCAAATCTTatgtttagatcacaagtgtgtatcacctttctgtcgtactttcgaatgatgaatgactttgttggcccgtttctggatgccgttagtgcccacttgcatttt
This window harbors:
- the LOC133032227 gene encoding uncharacterized protein LOC133032227 produces the protein MESLRALIQQWTYTNRKKAQKTTTFLTPTVEKKLVNNFVDSLTENVKPINKTMFEVVELTRSWVINLKEKTCSCNRFQLDELPCAHALAVIKEMNLNVYNYCSGYYTTRTWLETYNGSTYPLRHIVNIKYNNNFFFTVLKAVSWIIVLCSCATVYKNLNN